A window from Spiroplasma endosymbiont of Aspidapion aeneum encodes these proteins:
- the holA gene encoding DNA polymerase III subunit delta, whose product MNKYFIFSDDWLLAKKQVKKICDNLTEQTDNFEIIEFSFIENKCKDILSNVFTISLFTEKRIFIINDANFIIKETTKYNSDFSIDSVKELIDYQGSDYLIFTCIGKKEDTKSTIIGEIKKECKYLNIMSPTTDEKKEKLISKLQKNNVDYDLDAIDYFFIKIPENDMSIYNNEIKRLTTSKEKITIKLIDTLISKYLIFDFFTMQESFLQKNINKFSRIYDDYILVNDSVLGLLYSLSKNLCLVRNIYFLKEEGLSNPEISKLLKQNPYRIKLLQEKNKFYNKDIIDVHIKINDLTWNVLNSVYDTKIIPKIELLKLMIN is encoded by the coding sequence ATGAATAAATATTTTATATTCAGTGATGATTGACTATTAGCCAAAAAACAAGTTAAAAAAATATGTGATAATTTAACCGAACAAACAGATAATTTTGAAATTATTGAGTTTTCTTTTATTGAAAATAAATGTAAAGATATTTTAAGTAATGTCTTTACTATTTCATTATTTACAGAAAAAAGAATATTTATTATAAATGATGCCAATTTTATTATTAAAGAAACCACAAAATATAATAGTGATTTTTCAATTGATTCTGTTAAAGAACTTATAGATTATCAAGGTAGTGATTACTTAATTTTTACTTGTATAGGAAAAAAAGAAGATACAAAATCAACAATTATAGGCGAAATAAAAAAAGAGTGTAAATATTTAAACATAATGTCACCAACAACAGATGAAAAAAAAGAAAAATTAATTTCTAAATTACAAAAAAATAATGTTGACTATGATTTAGATGCTATAGATTATTTTTTTATTAAAATACCTGAAAATGATATGAGTATATATAATAACGAAATAAAAAGGTTAACAACATCAAAGGAAAAAATAACTATTAAATTAATTGATACTCTTATCTCAAAATACTTAATTTTTGATTTTTTTACAATGCAAGAATCTTTTTTACAAAAAAATATTAATAAATTTTCTAGAATATATGATGATTATATTTTGGTCAATGATAGTGTGTTAGGTCTTTTATATTCATTATCTAAAAACTTATGTTTAGTTCGAAATATATATTTTCTTAAGGAAGAGGGGTTGTCAAACCCAGAAATTTCTAAATTATTAAAGCAAAATCCTTATCGAATTAAGTTATTACAAGAGAAAAATAAATTCTATAATAAGGATATTATCGATGTACATATCAAGATAAACGATCTTACTTGGAATGTTTTAAATAGTGTATATGATACTAAAATAATTCCTAAAATTGAATTATTAAAGTTAATGATAAATTAG